The proteins below come from a single Myxococcota bacterium genomic window:
- a CDS encoding sterol desaturase family protein: MSPDTFELPDVSVLAAPFYLIALAVEFVGISLGRFRGRFETRDAVTSVTMGAGSVVWGVAFTALTQAVLFACYAWRLFDVPITVASIAVCFVLDDLRYYWVHRFGHESRFFWASHVVHHSSEHYNLSTALRQTWTISGLFVLKIPPVLLGFHPGVVAFVGGLNLIYQFWIHTEAIDRLPRWFEAVFNTPSHHRVHHGVNPRYLDANYAGVFIFWDRWFGSFVPEEPTEPVRYGIVHPLGSFNPLRVAYQEWASLFRDALQPGIGLRERWGYLFGPPGWSHDGSRATSRDLKAAWRAASPAQHAVE; the protein is encoded by the coding sequence ATGTCGCCCGACACCTTCGAGTTGCCGGATGTCTCCGTACTGGCAGCGCCGTTCTACCTGATCGCGCTGGCCGTCGAGTTCGTCGGCATCTCCCTCGGTCGATTCCGCGGGCGCTTCGAAACCCGCGACGCGGTCACGAGCGTGACGATGGGCGCCGGCAGCGTCGTGTGGGGCGTCGCCTTCACCGCGCTCACCCAGGCGGTTCTCTTCGCCTGTTACGCGTGGCGGCTCTTCGATGTGCCGATCACCGTCGCGAGCATCGCCGTCTGCTTCGTCCTCGATGACCTCCGCTACTACTGGGTCCACCGCTTCGGACACGAGAGCCGCTTCTTCTGGGCGAGTCACGTCGTCCACCATTCGAGCGAGCACTACAACCTCAGCACGGCCCTGCGTCAGACCTGGACGATCTCGGGCCTGTTCGTACTCAAGATCCCCCCCGTGCTCCTCGGCTTCCACCCAGGAGTCGTTGCCTTCGTCGGCGGACTGAACCTGATCTATCAGTTCTGGATCCACACCGAGGCCATCGATCGCCTGCCCCGCTGGTTCGAGGCCGTCTTCAACACGCCTTCCCACCATCGCGTCCACCACGGGGTGAACCCGCGCTACCTCGACGCCAACTACGCCGGCGTCTTCATCTTCTGGGACCGCTGGTTCGGGAGCTTCGTGCCGGAGGAGCCCACCGAGCCGGTGCGCTACGGCATCGTGCACCCGTTGGGAAGCTTCAACCCGCTCCGGGTCGCCTATCAGGAGTGGGCTTCTCTGTTCCGCGACGCGCTCCAGCCCGGGATCGGGCTGCGCGAACGCTGGGGGTATCTCTTCGGTCCGCCGGGTTGGAGTCACGATGGGAGCCGCGCCACGAGTCGCGACCTGAAGGCCGCGTGGCGCGCAGCGTCCCCTGCCCAACACGCCGTGGAGTAG
- a CDS encoding MAPEG family protein, with translation MEPSALLQPVFTLAAWTVVMLLWMLATRIPAMASAGIDAQEARDTARLIDMLPTEITRISNNYNHLFEQPTLFYAVVITLAVLDLQDTIHVACAWAFVAIRIAHSLVQATVDIVNIRFALFALSWLVLIVMIVRGALGAF, from the coding sequence ATGGAACCCAGTGCCCTGCTTCAGCCCGTGTTCACCCTCGCCGCCTGGACGGTGGTGATGCTCCTCTGGATGCTCGCCACGCGTATCCCCGCCATGGCCAGCGCGGGCATCGACGCCCAGGAAGCCCGCGACACCGCGCGTCTGATCGACATGCTGCCCACCGAGATCACGCGGATCTCCAACAACTACAACCACCTCTTCGAGCAGCCCACGCTGTTCTACGCGGTGGTGATCACGTTGGCGGTGCTCGACCTCCAGGACACGATCCACGTCGCGTGCGCCTGGGCGTTCGTCGCCATCCGCATCGCCCACTCGCTGGTGCAGGCCACGGTCGACATCGTGAACATCCGCTTCGCGCTCTTCGCGCTGTCGTGGCTGGTGTTGATCGTGATGATCGTGCGGGGTGCACTCGGCGCGTTCTAG